One stretch of Streptomyces sp. NBC_01363 DNA includes these proteins:
- a CDS encoding S8 family serine peptidase — protein sequence MLMTTESPSSIPGARRAARVAAAAGLVAALAATGAAPVFAADAPAPAPVKSAAEGATADKLGTNDEQLLAKAKAKGQKNVTMMVATAPGATEQVTKQLDAVKGSVPGRAYDKLGYVRVTVPTASAEATIKAAAKLPSVHGIDLEQEIKLDDPTPTGDRATGAKAATRSTGSYPAPGKKTPAKNPYNPSFETGAVDFVQQHPKADGRGVTIGVLDSGVDLGHPALQKTTTGERKIVDWVTATDPVSDDDGTWLRMTDGVSGPTFTYEGRTYKAPKGDYRIKLFAEAATKGGDMKGDLNRDGDTTDVWAVLYDPVTGTTRVDLNNNADFSDDAVLKPYKEKHQVSYFGKDDPRTDVVERIPFVVETRKDVVYNAAGDTSDYVSIGVIESEHGTHVAGITAANGLFGGKMNGAAPGAKIVSSRACTWDGGCTNIALTEGMTDLVVNRGVDVVNMSIGGLPPLNDGNNARAEIYKRLIDIYGVQLVISAGNDGPGVNTIGDPGLADHVISVGASISKETWAANYGSNVTKKYDMLPFSSRGPREDGGFAPILTAPGASINTTQTWLPGGPVKESGYSLPAGYSMLQGTSMASPQAAGATALLLSAAKQKHIELPPADLRTALTSTATHIKGVPAHAQGSGLIDIVGAWKQIEKQGAPAHEYSVKAPVDTAIDFALKPPGFGTGLYDREGGLKAGQTKSYDVTITRTTGPDKAVKHKLSWKNNDGTFKLSGSSTVSLPLGKPVTVKVQAKPGSAGVHSAILKVDDSKTVGVDQQILTTVVVSTKLVKPAYAFKASGSVQRNSTTSYFVTVPEGAKTLEVAMGALRSGSQTRFISIHPYGVQMEDSGTPFCYPNYENPANTCRPDVRSYKDPQPGVWEIEVEARRTSPLLDNPYKLDVSLLGATFDPAVQTIAEAKIGTPAAVNWKVTNNAGDLEGALKGGSLGSAKVAKPSIKTGDRQEYTVTIGEGVEKLDVAIGGTADANADLDLYVYRGSATVGKSTTAGSEEAVSLAKPAAGTYTVVIDGYDVPAGTTTYDYRDVYYAPSLGTIKVDESKAVNLANGASAQITAEVAVAGAAPEGRQFFGEVHLVNGRGTAAGTASVVIEKVTP from the coding sequence ATGCTGATGACCACCGAGTCCCCCAGTTCCATACCCGGGGCGAGACGCGCGGCCCGAGTCGCGGCTGCCGCCGGCCTGGTGGCCGCGCTGGCCGCCACCGGCGCTGCCCCCGTCTTCGCCGCCGACGCTCCTGCCCCGGCTCCGGTCAAGTCCGCCGCCGAGGGTGCCACGGCCGACAAGCTCGGTACCAACGACGAGCAGCTTCTGGCCAAGGCGAAGGCCAAGGGCCAGAAGAACGTCACGATGATGGTCGCCACCGCTCCCGGTGCGACCGAGCAGGTCACCAAGCAGCTGGACGCCGTCAAGGGCTCCGTGCCGGGACGTGCGTACGACAAGCTCGGCTACGTACGGGTCACCGTGCCCACCGCGTCCGCCGAGGCGACCATCAAGGCGGCCGCCAAGCTGCCGTCCGTCCACGGCATCGATCTCGAGCAGGAGATCAAGCTGGACGACCCGACGCCCACCGGCGACCGGGCGACCGGGGCCAAGGCCGCCACCAGGTCGACCGGTTCCTACCCGGCGCCCGGCAAGAAGACCCCGGCGAAGAACCCGTACAACCCGTCCTTCGAGACGGGCGCGGTCGACTTCGTCCAGCAGCACCCGAAGGCCGACGGCCGCGGGGTGACCATCGGTGTCCTCGACTCGGGTGTCGACCTCGGCCACCCGGCGCTGCAGAAGACCACCACCGGCGAGCGCAAGATCGTCGACTGGGTGACCGCGACCGACCCGGTCAGTGACGACGACGGCACCTGGCTGCGGATGACGGACGGCGTGTCCGGCCCGACGTTCACGTACGAGGGCCGTACGTACAAGGCGCCCAAGGGCGACTACCGGATCAAGCTGTTCGCCGAGGCCGCCACCAAGGGCGGCGACATGAAGGGCGACCTGAACCGGGACGGCGACACCACCGATGTGTGGGCCGTGCTCTACGACCCGGTCACCGGCACCACCCGCGTCGACCTGAACAACAACGCGGACTTCTCCGACGACGCCGTCCTGAAGCCGTACAAGGAGAAGCACCAGGTCTCCTACTTCGGCAAGGACGACCCGCGGACCGATGTCGTCGAGCGGATCCCGTTCGTCGTCGAGACCCGCAAGGACGTCGTCTACAACGCCGCCGGCGACACCTCCGACTACGTCAGCATCGGCGTCATCGAGAGCGAGCACGGCACCCACGTCGCGGGCATCACCGCCGCGAACGGCCTGTTCGGCGGCAAGATGAACGGTGCCGCGCCGGGCGCGAAGATCGTCTCCTCGCGGGCCTGCACCTGGGACGGCGGCTGCACCAACATCGCGCTCACCGAGGGCATGACCGACCTCGTCGTGAACCGCGGTGTCGACGTCGTCAACATGTCGATCGGCGGCCTGCCGCCGCTCAACGACGGCAACAACGCCCGCGCGGAGATCTACAAGCGGCTCATCGACATCTACGGCGTCCAGCTGGTCATCTCGGCCGGCAACGACGGTCCGGGCGTCAACACCATCGGTGACCCCGGCCTCGCCGACCACGTCATCTCCGTCGGCGCGTCGATCTCCAAGGAGACCTGGGCCGCCAACTACGGCTCGAACGTCACCAAGAAGTACGACATGCTGCCCTTCTCCTCGCGCGGTCCGCGTGAGGACGGCGGCTTCGCGCCGATCCTGACGGCCCCGGGCGCGTCCATCAACACCACCCAGACCTGGCTGCCCGGCGGCCCGGTCAAGGAGTCGGGCTACTCGCTCCCGGCCGGCTACTCCATGCTGCAGGGCACCTCAATGGCCTCTCCGCAGGCCGCGGGCGCGACCGCGCTGCTGCTGTCCGCCGCGAAGCAGAAGCACATCGAGCTGCCCCCGGCCGATCTGCGGACCGCGCTGACCAGCACCGCCACCCACATCAAGGGTGTGCCCGCGCACGCCCAGGGCTCCGGTCTGATCGACATCGTCGGCGCCTGGAAGCAGATCGAGAAGCAGGGCGCCCCGGCGCACGAGTACTCGGTGAAGGCCCCCGTCGACACCGCGATCGACTTCGCGCTGAAGCCCCCCGGCTTCGGGACCGGTCTGTACGACCGCGAGGGCGGCCTGAAGGCCGGCCAGACGAAGTCGTACGACGTCACGATCACCCGCACCACGGGCCCGGACAAGGCCGTCAAGCACAAGCTGTCGTGGAAGAACAACGACGGCACCTTCAAGCTGAGCGGTTCGAGCACGGTCTCGCTGCCGCTGGGCAAGCCCGTCACCGTCAAGGTGCAGGCGAAGCCGGGCAGCGCGGGCGTGCACAGCGCGATCCTGAAGGTGGACGACAGCAAGACCGTCGGTGTGGACCAGCAGATCCTCACCACGGTGGTCGTCTCCACGAAGCTCGTGAAGCCCGCCTACGCGTTCAAGGCGTCCGGCTCGGTGCAGCGCAACAGCACCACGTCGTACTTCGTGACCGTGCCGGAGGGCGCCAAGACCCTTGAGGTCGCCATGGGCGCCCTGCGCTCGGGCAGCCAGACCCGCTTCATCTCCATCCACCCGTACGGGGTGCAGATGGAGGACAGCGGTACGCCGTTCTGCTACCCGAACTACGAGAACCCGGCCAACACCTGCCGTCCGGACGTGCGCTCGTACAAGGACCCGCAGCCGGGCGTCTGGGAGATCGAGGTCGAGGCACGGCGTACGTCGCCGCTGCTGGACAACCCGTACAAGCTGGACGTCTCGCTGCTCGGTGCCACCTTCGACCCGGCGGTGCAGACCATCGCCGAGGCGAAGATCGGCACGCCGGCCGCGGTGAACTGGAAGGTCACCAACAACGCGGGTGACCTGGAGGGCGCGCTCAAGGGCGGCTCGCTGGGCTCGGCCAAGGTCGCGAAGCCGTCGATCAAGACGGGCGACCGCCAGGAGTACACGGTCACCATCGGTGAGGGCGTCGAGAAGCTGGACGTCGCCATCGGCGGCACGGCGGACGCCAACGCCGACCTGGACCTGTACGTCTACCGGGGCAGCGCCACGGTCGGCAAGTCCACCACGGCCGGCTCCGAGGAGGCGGTCAGCCTGGCGAAGCCCGCCGCCGGCACGTACACCGTCGTGATCGACGGCTACGACGTCCCGGCCGGCACCACCACGTACGACTACCGCGACGTGTACTACGCACCGTCGCTCGGCACGATCAAGGTCGACGAGTCGAAGGCCGTGAACCTGGCCAACGGCGCCTCCGCCCAGATCACCGCCGAGGTCGCGGTCGCCGGGGCGGCCCCCGAGGGCCGGCAGTTCTTCGGCGAGGTCCACCTGGTGAACGGCCGCGGCACCGCCGCGGGCACTGCCAGCGTCGTGATCGAGAAGGTCACGCCGTAA
- the pepN gene encoding aminopeptidase N, whose amino-acid sequence MPGENLSRDEARVRAELLTVDGYEVELDLRSAVDGPDGDGDAAAGPRTFRSVTTIRFRNARAGASTFADLVAPSVDAVTLNGRSLDPAVVFDGARVALDELPEGENVLVVDAQCAYSRTGEGMHRFVDPEDGEVYLYTQYEPADARRVFANFEQPDLKAPFRFQVTAPEGWTVRSNGAEESRDGGTWRFAETKPIATYITAVVAGPYHYVTDSYSRTFEDGTTLEIPLGAMCRKGLARHFDADDVFLITKQGLDFFHDNFDYPYPFGKYDQAFVPEYNLGAMENPGCVTFREEYIFRGKVTQAAYESRANVILHEMAHMWFGDLVTMQWWDDLWLKESFADFMGVFAMVGATRFEDGWITFANNRKSWAYRADQLPSTHPITADIRDLEDAKLNFDGITYAKGASVLKQLVAYVGREAFLEGARRYFKKHAYGNTQLGDLLSVLAETSGRDMASWSRSWLQTAGVNSLTPVATYDAADRITELAVLQEAADSHPELRPHRVAVGLYRRTADGDLVRYARAEVDVAGPRTVVGELAGAERPELILVNDDDLTYCKVRFDEVSLATLRAHLGDITDPLARALCWSALWNLTRDGLMPARDFVSLVLAFAGRESDIGVLQMLHTWTRTSLVQYAAPGWREEGGRALSEGALRELRIAEPGSEHQLAWARFFASVADSEADFQLLSGLLDGSARIDGLDVDQELRWAFLSPLASHGVADESVIDAELARDDTASGKRHQVRCLASRPSAAVKAQAWAGVVESDALSNALVEATISGFMQSSQRELLAPYAGKYFDAIERVWAERSIQIGVIVVKGLFPALQDDPSTLAATDAWLAAHEDAAPALRRLVLEARDDLARALRAQACDAGAAEAGAGI is encoded by the coding sequence GTGCCCGGTGAGAACCTGTCCCGTGACGAGGCCCGAGTACGGGCCGAGCTGCTGACCGTCGACGGTTACGAGGTCGAACTCGATCTGCGTTCCGCCGTGGACGGGCCCGACGGTGACGGGGACGCCGCCGCCGGTCCGCGGACCTTCCGCTCGGTGACCACGATCCGGTTCCGCAACGCGCGGGCGGGGGCGTCGACCTTCGCGGACCTGGTGGCGCCGTCCGTGGACGCGGTGACGCTGAACGGGCGGTCGCTCGACCCCGCCGTCGTCTTCGACGGCGCACGGGTGGCGCTGGACGAGCTGCCGGAGGGCGAGAACGTCCTGGTGGTCGACGCGCAGTGCGCGTACAGCCGGACCGGCGAGGGCATGCACCGGTTCGTCGACCCCGAGGACGGCGAGGTCTACCTCTACACGCAGTACGAGCCCGCCGACGCGCGGCGCGTCTTCGCGAACTTCGAGCAGCCCGACCTGAAGGCCCCCTTCCGCTTCCAGGTGACGGCGCCGGAGGGCTGGACGGTCCGGAGCAACGGGGCGGAGGAGTCGCGGGACGGCGGGACCTGGCGGTTCGCCGAGACGAAGCCGATCGCCACGTACATCACGGCGGTCGTCGCCGGTCCGTACCACTACGTCACGGATTCATACAGCCGTACGTTCGAGGACGGTACGACGCTGGAGATCCCGCTCGGCGCGATGTGCCGCAAGGGGCTCGCCCGGCACTTCGACGCGGACGACGTCTTCCTGATCACCAAGCAGGGCCTGGACTTCTTCCACGACAACTTCGACTACCCGTATCCGTTCGGGAAGTACGACCAGGCGTTCGTGCCCGAGTACAACCTCGGCGCGATGGAGAACCCGGGCTGTGTCACGTTCCGCGAGGAGTACATCTTCCGCGGCAAGGTGACGCAGGCCGCGTACGAGAGCCGCGCCAACGTCATCCTGCACGAGATGGCACACATGTGGTTCGGGGACCTCGTCACCATGCAGTGGTGGGACGACCTGTGGCTGAAGGAGTCCTTCGCCGACTTCATGGGCGTCTTCGCGATGGTCGGGGCGACCCGTTTCGAGGACGGCTGGATCACCTTCGCCAACAACCGCAAGTCCTGGGCGTACCGCGCCGACCAGCTGCCGTCCACGCACCCGATCACGGCCGACATCCGTGACCTGGAGGACGCCAAGCTGAACTTCGACGGCATCACCTACGCCAAGGGCGCCTCGGTCCTGAAACAGCTGGTGGCGTACGTGGGGCGGGAGGCGTTCCTGGAGGGCGCCCGGCGCTACTTCAAGAAGCACGCCTACGGCAATACGCAGCTGGGCGATCTGCTGTCCGTGCTGGCCGAGACGTCCGGGCGTGACATGGCCTCCTGGTCGCGGTCGTGGCTGCAGACCGCGGGCGTCAACTCGCTGACGCCGGTGGCGACGTACGACGCGGCGGACCGGATCACGGAACTGGCGGTCCTCCAGGAGGCGGCCGACTCCCACCCGGAGCTGCGGCCGCACCGGGTCGCGGTCGGGCTGTACCGGCGGACGGCCGACGGCGACCTGGTGCGGTACGCGCGCGCCGAGGTGGACGTGGCGGGGCCGCGCACGGTGGTCGGGGAGCTGGCGGGGGCCGAGCGGCCCGAGCTGATCCTGGTCAACGACGACGACCTCACGTACTGCAAGGTCCGCTTCGACGAGGTGTCGCTGGCCACGCTGCGGGCCCACCTCGGCGACATCACGGACCCGCTGGCGCGGGCGCTGTGCTGGTCGGCGCTGTGGAACCTGACCCGGGACGGGCTGATGCCGGCCCGCGACTTCGTCTCCCTGGTGCTGGCCTTCGCGGGCCGGGAGTCCGACATCGGCGTGCTGCAGATGCTGCACACCTGGACCCGGACCTCGCTGGTGCAGTACGCGGCGCCCGGGTGGCGCGAGGAGGGTGGCCGGGCGCTGTCCGAGGGTGCGCTGCGGGAGCTGCGGATCGCCGAGCCGGGCAGCGAGCACCAGCTGGCGTGGGCGCGGTTCTTCGCGTCGGTCGCCGACTCGGAGGCGGACTTCCAGCTGCTGTCCGGGCTGCTGGACGGCTCGGCCCGGATCGACGGGCTCGACGTCGACCAGGAGCTGCGGTGGGCGTTCCTGTCCCCGTTGGCCTCGCACGGGGTGGCCGACGAGTCGGTGATCGATGCCGAGCTGGCCCGCGACGACACGGCGTCCGGCAAGCGGCATCAGGTGCGGTGCCTGGCCTCGCGGCCCTCCGCCGCGGTGAAGGCGCAGGCCTGGGCGGGCGTCGTGGAGTCGGACGCGCTGTCCAACGCCTTGGTGGAGGCGACGATCTCGGGCTTCATGCAGTCGTCGCAGCGGGAGCTGCTCGCGCCGTACGCGGGCAAGTACTTCGACGCGATCGAGCGGGTCTGGGCCGAGCGGTCGATCCAGATCGGGGTGATCGTGGTCAAGGGCCTGTTCCCGGCGCTTCAGGACGACCCGTCGACGCTGGCCGCGACGGACGCGTGGCTGGCCGCCCACGAGGACGCGGCGCCGGCGCTGCGGAGGCTGGTGCTGGAGGCCCGGGACGATCTGGCGCGGGCGTTGCGGGCGCAGGCGTGCGACGCGGGCGCGGCGGAGGCCGGGGCCGGGATCTGA
- a CDS encoding DsbA family protein gives MPDNSTATGKTPVDFWFDPLCPWAWMTSRWMLEVEKVRDVEVRWHVMSLSVLNEDKIDELPEEYHELLEKGWGPVRVVIAARQKHGDEIVGPLYTALGTRFHNQGEGPTREAVVGALQDVGLPAELADFADSDVYDAELRASHKEGIDKVGQDVGTPVIAVPGADGEQIAFFGPVVTPAPKGEEAAKLWDGTLLVASIPGFYEIKRTRTQGPIFD, from the coding sequence ATGCCCGACAACAGCACGGCGACCGGCAAGACCCCTGTCGATTTCTGGTTCGACCCGCTCTGCCCCTGGGCCTGGATGACCTCCCGCTGGATGCTGGAGGTGGAGAAGGTCCGCGACGTCGAGGTCCGCTGGCACGTGATGAGCCTGTCCGTCCTCAACGAGGACAAGATCGACGAGCTGCCCGAGGAGTACCACGAGCTGCTGGAGAAGGGCTGGGGCCCGGTCCGTGTGGTGATCGCCGCCCGGCAGAAGCACGGCGACGAGATCGTCGGCCCGTTGTACACCGCGCTCGGCACCCGCTTCCACAACCAGGGCGAGGGCCCCACCCGCGAGGCGGTCGTGGGGGCGCTCCAGGACGTCGGCCTGCCGGCCGAGCTGGCGGACTTCGCGGACTCGGACGTGTACGACGCCGAGCTGCGCGCCTCCCACAAGGAGGGCATCGACAAGGTCGGCCAGGACGTCGGCACCCCGGTCATCGCCGTCCCGGGCGCGGACGGCGAGCAGATCGCCTTCTTCGGCCCGGTCGTCACCCCCGCCCCGAAGGGCGAGGAGGCGGCGAAGCTGTGGGACGGCACGCTGCTGGTGGCGTCGATCCCCGGCTTCTACGAGATCAAGCGGACCCGGACCCAGGGCCCGATCTTCGACTGA
- a CDS encoding MFS transporter: MRTYRELFRTPQFGPLFATSAVQVAASTTSGLALGTLVYAATDSPLLAALSMFGSSLAQMIGATLLMSAADRLPPRAAMTGMALAFGLATAVLAVPGLPLPVVFAIILAQGVVAAVGGGVRYGLLTEVLPKDGYLLGRSVLNMCSGLMQIGGFALGGLLVATLSARGTLLVAAALYLTGAIVARFGLVRRAPRASGRPSAAETWRVNAVLWSSGPRRRVYLALWVPNGLIVGCESLFVPYAPEQAGLLFAFAALGMLIGDTVAGRFVARQWRGRLATPLQLLLAVPYLLFAARPALPLALALAVLASVGFSASLLFQERLMALTPDEFTGQALGLHSSGMLTMQGVAAALAGTVAQWTSPATAMTVMAAASIAVTLALTAAGRRAAGAVDSVAPHGTTEQGASAAVDVTGSADRRA, encoded by the coding sequence ATGCGCACCTACCGGGAACTCTTCCGTACGCCGCAGTTCGGACCGCTCTTCGCGACCAGTGCCGTCCAGGTCGCCGCGTCGACGACGAGCGGGCTGGCTCTCGGCACCCTCGTCTACGCCGCGACCGACTCGCCGCTGCTCGCCGCCCTGTCCATGTTCGGCTCCTCGCTCGCCCAGATGATCGGGGCGACCCTGCTGATGTCGGCGGCGGACCGGCTGCCGCCCCGGGCCGCGATGACCGGCATGGCGCTCGCCTTCGGACTGGCCACCGCCGTCCTCGCCGTCCCCGGGCTGCCGCTGCCGGTGGTCTTCGCGATCATCCTGGCCCAGGGGGTGGTCGCGGCCGTGGGCGGCGGTGTGCGGTACGGACTGCTCACCGAGGTGCTGCCCAAGGACGGTTATCTGCTGGGGCGTTCCGTACTGAACATGTGCTCCGGCCTGATGCAGATCGGCGGGTTCGCGCTCGGCGGGCTCCTGGTGGCGACGCTGTCCGCGCGCGGCACGCTGCTGGTCGCCGCCGCCCTGTATCTGACGGGTGCGATCGTCGCCCGGTTCGGGCTGGTGCGCAGGGCGCCGCGCGCCTCCGGGCGGCCGTCGGCCGCCGAGACCTGGCGGGTCAACGCCGTGCTGTGGTCCTCGGGCCCGCGCCGCCGGGTCTATCTCGCGCTCTGGGTGCCGAACGGTCTGATCGTCGGCTGCGAGTCGCTCTTCGTCCCGTACGCCCCCGAGCAGGCCGGGCTCCTCTTCGCCTTCGCCGCGCTGGGGATGCTCATCGGGGACACCGTGGCGGGCCGGTTCGTCGCACGGCAGTGGCGGGGGCGGCTGGCCACTCCCCTGCAACTGCTCCTGGCCGTCCCGTATCTGCTCTTCGCCGCGCGCCCGGCGCTCCCCCTGGCGCTCGCCCTGGCGGTGCTCGCCTCGGTCGGGTTCTCGGCGAGTCTGCTGTTCCAGGAGCGGCTGATGGCCCTGACCCCGGACGAGTTCACCGGCCAGGCGCTCGGCCTGCACTCCTCCGGGATGCTCACCATGCAGGGCGTCGCGGCGGCGCTGGCCGGCACCGTCGCCCAGTGGACCTCCCCCGCGACGGCGATGACCGTGATGGCGGCGGCCTCGATCGCGGTCACCCTGGCCCTCACCGCGGCCGGGCGCCGGGCCGCGGGAGCGGTGGATAGCGTTGCGCCCCATGGGACTACGGAACAAGGAGCCTCGGCAGCGGTGGACGTCACGGGTTCTGCTGATCGACGGGCATGA
- a CDS encoding helix-turn-helix transcriptional regulator, with translation MGLWQINTDTLAGSRFVVSPLAETLSALNSLERGRPEHPGQRAWLDAHLPAYRARQAADPVAALLVPAALGGSWNADFITPTPTGEGAPSFEEELAPVRATTPERARADLAVSLGGGPLPALLDRDDLARRAADVLHWVWLHTVLPDWPRRRRIIEADIVARTGQLSQGGWAAALSGLRPGMRWLGDSRLQINAHDYPPKQLSGVRLLFVPVTQRSGWVSWDDEARRYAVVYPCSGTLADADRARVPDSLSRLLGPARAAVLVLLADPKSTTQLVALTDQALGSVGRHLKILLDAGLADRRRTGRSVLYFRTEAGDVLVGAQGGG, from the coding sequence GTGGGCCTGTGGCAGATCAACACGGACACGCTGGCCGGGAGCCGGTTCGTCGTCTCACCGCTCGCCGAGACCCTCTCCGCCCTGAACTCCCTGGAGCGGGGCCGGCCCGAGCACCCTGGCCAACGGGCCTGGCTCGACGCCCATCTGCCCGCCTACCGTGCCCGGCAGGCCGCCGACCCGGTCGCGGCCCTTCTCGTACCGGCGGCGCTCGGCGGCAGCTGGAACGCGGACTTCATCACCCCGACACCGACGGGCGAGGGCGCCCCGTCCTTCGAGGAGGAGCTGGCCCCCGTCCGGGCGACCACCCCCGAGCGCGCCCGAGCGGACCTGGCGGTGTCGCTCGGTGGCGGCCCCCTCCCGGCGCTCCTGGACCGCGACGACCTGGCCCGGCGGGCCGCCGACGTCCTGCACTGGGTCTGGCTGCACACCGTCCTGCCGGACTGGCCGCGCCGCCGCCGGATCATCGAGGCGGACATCGTCGCGCGGACCGGCCAGCTGAGCCAGGGCGGCTGGGCGGCCGCCCTGAGCGGTCTGCGCCCGGGGATGCGGTGGCTGGGCGACAGCCGGCTCCAGATCAACGCGCACGACTACCCGCCGAAGCAGCTGTCCGGCGTACGGCTACTGTTCGTCCCGGTCACCCAGCGCTCGGGCTGGGTCTCCTGGGACGACGAAGCCCGGCGCTACGCGGTCGTCTACCCCTGCTCCGGCACCCTGGCCGACGCGGACCGGGCCCGGGTCCCGGACAGCCTGTCCCGCCTCCTCGGCCCCGCACGAGCGGCCGTCCTCGTCCTCCTCGCCGACCCGAAGAGCACCACCCAACTGGTCGCCCTGACCGACCAGGCCCTGGGCTCGGTCGGCCGCCACCTCAAGATCCTCCTCGACGCGGGCCTGGCAGACCGCCGCCGAACCGGCCGTTCTGTCCTGTACTTCCGCACGGAGGCGGGCGACGTACTGGTGGGGGCTCAGGGGGGCGGGTGA
- a CDS encoding ISAs1 family transposase — protein sequence MSSSLIGVLQRHCEDIGSACPDPEPQRFTSLAEVLGRLPDPRRVRGRRYRMGSLLALCLVAVLGEAMSLAAIARFAADADASLLEQIGLTSSTPNASTLGRLLARPNGDALDDAVGAWLARYATDPVDEADDTLAGLAVDGKTVRGFRTDGAAVHLLAAALHACQTVIAQRQVAAKSNEIPAFAPLLDRIDLRGVVVTADAMHTQRAHTEHVIAAGGHYLLVVKGNQKKLRKQLRRLPWRQIPLQARTTGAGHGRREVRRLKVCTVRPGLLFPHAVQAMEVKRRRTDRKTGKVETKTVYAVTSLPPEQASPAQLAELVQDHWTVEALHHVRDVTFGEDASRVRTGTAPRAMATLRNLAIGLMRQAGWTNIAAATDHYRSRPQHATAMLRLTA from the coding sequence GTGTCATCCTCCCTGATCGGTGTCCTGCAGCGCCACTGCGAGGACATCGGCTCCGCCTGCCCGGATCCGGAACCGCAGAGGTTTACCTCCCTGGCCGAGGTGCTGGGGCGGCTACCCGATCCCCGCCGGGTCCGGGGCCGCCGCTACCGCATGGGGTCCCTGCTCGCGCTGTGCCTGGTCGCCGTCCTGGGCGAAGCCATGTCCCTGGCCGCCATCGCCCGCTTCGCCGCCGATGCCGACGCCAGCCTGCTCGAACAAATCGGGCTGACCTCCAGTACGCCGAACGCCTCCACACTGGGACGACTCCTCGCCCGCCCGAACGGCGACGCGCTCGACGACGCCGTGGGCGCTTGGCTCGCCCGGTACGCCACCGATCCGGTCGACGAAGCCGATGACACGCTGGCCGGCCTGGCCGTCGACGGCAAGACTGTGCGCGGATTCCGCACCGACGGCGCAGCCGTCCACCTGCTGGCCGCCGCGCTCCACGCCTGCCAGACCGTGATCGCCCAGCGCCAGGTCGCCGCGAAGAGCAACGAAATCCCCGCCTTCGCCCCGCTGCTGGACCGGATCGACCTGCGTGGCGTCGTCGTCACCGCCGATGCGATGCACACCCAGCGCGCTCACACCGAGCACGTCATCGCCGCCGGCGGCCACTACCTCCTGGTGGTCAAGGGGAACCAGAAGAAGCTGCGCAAGCAGTTGCGGCGCCTGCCCTGGCGCCAGATCCCGCTGCAGGCCCGCACCACCGGGGCCGGGCACGGCCGCCGCGAGGTCCGCCGTCTGAAGGTCTGCACCGTCCGTCCCGGCCTGCTCTTCCCGCACGCCGTCCAGGCCATGGAGGTCAAGCGCCGCCGCACCGACCGCAAGACCGGTAAGGTCGAGACGAAGACCGTCTACGCGGTCACCAGCCTCCCGCCTGAACAGGCCAGCCCGGCGCAACTCGCCGAACTCGTCCAGGATCACTGGACAGTTGAAGCCCTTCACCACGTCAGAGACGTGACGTTCGGTGAAGACGCCTCGCGAGTACGCACCGGCACCGCACCGCGCGCCATGGCCACCCTGCGCAACCTCGCCATCGGACTCATGCGCCAAGCAGGCTGGACCAACATCGCCGCCGCAACCGATCACTACCGGTCACGCCCCCAGCACGCGACAGCCATGCTCCGACTCACAGCCTGA
- a CDS encoding immunity 49 family protein — protein sequence MTIIFARHDLPAGPDAEQFAERLDDHLGRGIDRLEETTEVIQSTFDAAVLSLRAHCVVDPRAAAAETWEAAVNAMQLGSAFFTVTGMSEETVECRINRKLRTLPAAVKPRSSADAGNWLSAFWLAVICREQQRMTQLCEIPLERLRAPEGAYDEYIYHWVDALQTYWLRRPGLVEKLTAAIEMSEPSVARIAPPDLLQGQLYPPINLFYHFVTRDTEGFTPALIETLKLHQAYWTLTEERTTDINGSIALGPLAIACLAYDGKFPIGVESDYLPKHLLQHTWLGEFPT from the coding sequence GTGACCATCATCTTCGCCCGGCATGATCTGCCGGCCGGACCCGATGCCGAGCAGTTCGCGGAGCGGCTGGACGACCACCTGGGCAGGGGCATCGACCGCCTCGAGGAGACAACAGAGGTGATCCAGTCCACGTTCGACGCTGCTGTCCTGTCGTTGCGCGCCCACTGTGTCGTCGACCCGCGGGCTGCGGCAGCGGAGACGTGGGAAGCCGCGGTCAATGCCATGCAGTTGGGCTCGGCGTTTTTCACCGTGACAGGGATGAGCGAAGAAACCGTCGAGTGCCGGATCAATCGAAAGCTACGGACCCTGCCCGCAGCCGTGAAGCCACGGTCGTCCGCCGACGCAGGCAACTGGCTCTCCGCGTTCTGGCTTGCCGTCATCTGTCGGGAGCAGCAGCGGATGACGCAACTGTGCGAGATCCCGCTGGAGCGACTGCGCGCTCCGGAAGGGGCGTACGACGAGTACATCTATCACTGGGTCGACGCACTCCAGACCTACTGGCTGCGACGCCCCGGGCTGGTGGAGAAGCTCACCGCCGCGATCGAGATGTCAGAGCCCTCGGTGGCCCGGATCGCCCCGCCCGATCTGCTGCAGGGACAGCTCTATCCGCCGATCAACCTCTTCTACCACTTCGTCACCAGGGATACCGAAGGCTTCACACCCGCCCTGATCGAAACGCTGAAACTGCACCAGGCCTACTGGACCCTGACCGAGGAACGCACCACCGACATCAACGGCAGCATCGCCCTCGGGCCACTCGCCATCGCCTGCCTCGCCTACGATGGAAAATTCCCCATCGGTGTCGAGTCCGATTACCTGCCCAAGCACCTTCTCCAGCACACCTGGCTCGGCGAATTCCCCACCTGA